Proteins found in one Dermacentor silvarum isolate Dsil-2018 chromosome 8, BIME_Dsil_1.4, whole genome shotgun sequence genomic segment:
- the LOC125947456 gene encoding uncharacterized protein LOC125947456, whose amino-acid sequence METDGTRSPDTMDADASSGQDEDDTNWFLVARKKKRLAQAAADLPPPPAPQVPRKTNARLPPLPIDDYKIVFRPRDGLNLGAWPQPSVARAIGIAAGLDSAVLNELIIRIRTDQNLAVLSTPDENLAARLQRVQFICMGLTQHAVQAYVAAPDNSCKGVVSGLEPNTTTTTLLENLRCSEAPVLHARMMGPTNTALITFSGTHVPHYVRMYGAELRCHIYRPRQQVCSVCLSMGHRADVCPMPDKPRCAACGISNPPKEHECTPKCIHCDGAHPATDPRCPSRQLPAHNKSHVLREHNKRKEQRPPPGPAQGQLGSTTQQGAQQNPTQSEKTPGSSAENPWTRGRSRTRGSTGDRLQTDRSRSAGGSKGRTPSHGRSRDRGHNKKGSDKKEQAVSWAAQFPPLSPSPHTPPSVTQHSKPQPTPQPMTTDNEPRLNDSLQTSRTVYCTQQALNEMAASLKTELVTLMQAEMQKMKEVIMAEVTAPLQQLIQQALQPAVQQMVADIKQQIAAALGQLSISPPLSKRSLSPSRETQRSHPYLRPARLPSPDRTPAPLNPESSLPSTSQADVPPAGQPPGINQTQIIADHGQKP is encoded by the coding sequence ATGGAAACCGACGGCACCCGATCCCCTGACACCATGGACGCCGACGCTTCGTCCGGTCAAGACGAGGACGACACTAACTGGTTTCTTGTCGCTCGGAAGAAGAAACGCTTAGCTCAAGCTGCTGCGGACCTGCCGCCTCCTCCGGCACCCCAAGTCCCCCGCAAGACGAATGCACGTCTCCCACCACTGCCTATTGACGACTACAAGATTGTGTTCCGCCCGAGAGACGGCCTCAACCTCGGTGCGTGGCCTCAACCTTCTGTTGCCCGAGCCATCGGCATAGCAGCGGGGCTGGACAGTGCCGTTCTCAACGAACTTATCATTCGCATCCGCACTGACCAAAATCTTGCGGTGCTCAGCACACCGGACGAGAACCTCGCGGCACGGCTTCAGCGAGTTCAATTTATCTGCATGGGCCTTACCCAACACGCCGTCCAAGCGTATGTAGCTGCCCCCGACAACTCTTGCAAGGGAGTAGTCTCGGGCCTTGAACCAAACACCACTACAACGACGCTTCTGGAAAACCTCCGCTGCTCAGAAGCTCCTGTCCTACACGCTCGCATGATGGGACCTACGAATACGGCCCTGATAACATTCTCCGGCACCCATGTACCCCACTACGTCCGTATGTACGGTGCTGAACTCCGCTGCCACATCTACCGACCGCGCCAACAAGTATGCAGCGTGTGCTTGTCGATGGGCCATCGAGCTGACGTCTGTCCCATGCCCGACAAACCCCGTTGCGCGGCGTGTGGTATCTCCAACCCACCGAAGGAACATGAGTGCACACCTAAATGCATTCACTGTGACGGCGCTCATCCCGCTACTGACCCTCGCTGTCCATCGCGTCAACTACCGGCACACAACAAGTCGCACGTGCTCCGTGAGCACAACAAACGCAAGGAACAGCGTCCCCCGCCCGGACCAGCACAGGGCCAGCTTGGGTCGACGACTCAGCAGGGCGCTCAGCAAAACCCGACCCAATCGGAAAAGACACCAGGGAGCTCAGCGGAGAACCCCTGGACTAGGGGACGCAGCCGCACTCGCGGCTCAACCGGGGATCGCCTCCAAACTGACCGGAGTCGCTCGGCTGGCGGCTCCAAGGGCCGGACTCCCAGCCACGGCCGTTCGAGGGACCGTGGCCACAACAAAAAGGGATCCGACAAGAAAGAGCAAGCGGTAAGCTGGGCAGCGCAGTTCCCACCTCTATCCCCCTCTCCACACACCCCCCCTTCCGTCACACAACACTCTAAGCCACAACCCACTCCGCAACCCATGACGACCGACAATGAACCGCGCCTTAATGACTCCCTGCAAACCTCTCGCACAGTCTATTGCACACAACAGGCACTGAACGAAATGGCCGCCTCCCTAAAGACTGAATTGGTAACCCTAATGCAGgcggaaatgcaaaaaatgaaGGAGGTCATTATGGCTGAAGTCACAGCTCCGCTTCAACAGTTAATACAACAAGCCCTGCAACCCGCTGTCCAGCAGATGGTGGCCGATATTAAACAACAGATAGCGGCTGCACTCGGCCAACTTTCAATCTCTCCACCTTTGTCCAAACGCTCCCTTTCTCCTTCACGTGAAACACAAAGATCACATCCTTACCTTCGCCCTGCCCGATTACCGTCACCGGACCGAACACCCGCCCCGCTAAACCCGGAAAGCTCACTTCCCAGCACCTCCCAGGCCGACGTGCCGCCAGCCGGACAGCCCCCGGGTATCAACCAAACACAAATAATAGCTGATCATGGCCAGAAACCGTAG